One stretch of Paenibacillus sp. FSL R5-0341 DNA includes these proteins:
- a CDS encoding winged-helix domain-containing protein — protein MQKQTDQVKIKLPGRRLPLRVKPALSDSAPLVDNCPVTRRVILISPMPGQVHELVKALTDSCFDVLVFHRWEPDLHERLVFDLLIYDLSVAGTIDAFAGISSRLNREAEHTTPCLYLVGEKMIGSASGPMLQEELLVWPARPQEALYRVQRMIGNSPALPKRGFLPEEGQRIGFKDLWLDRERMSVQRDNNRIHLTKTEYDLLLKLIDAKGAVISREEMLSDIWETDFTGGSNVVDVHIKSLRKKLGDNASSPQYIVTVRGVGYRLAD, from the coding sequence ATGCAGAAACAAACGGATCAAGTAAAAATAAAGCTGCCTGGCCGTCGTTTACCTCTGCGGGTTAAACCAGCCTTGTCCGATTCAGCACCTCTTGTGGACAATTGCCCTGTTACACGCCGTGTTATTCTAATCAGCCCGATGCCAGGGCAAGTACATGAACTGGTAAAGGCCTTGACGGATAGCTGCTTCGATGTGCTGGTCTTTCACCGCTGGGAACCGGATCTGCATGAACGTCTTGTCTTCGACCTGTTGATCTATGATCTGTCTGTTGCAGGAACCATCGATGCATTCGCTGGGATCAGCAGCCGATTGAACCGGGAGGCGGAACATACCACGCCTTGTCTGTATCTGGTCGGTGAGAAGATGATCGGCAGCGCGAGTGGACCGATGCTTCAGGAGGAATTGCTGGTGTGGCCTGCACGCCCGCAGGAAGCTCTGTACCGGGTGCAGCGTATGATTGGCAACAGTCCTGCTCTGCCCAAACGTGGATTTTTGCCTGAGGAAGGGCAGCGCATCGGATTCAAGGATCTGTGGCTCGATCGTGAACGAATGAGTGTGCAGCGCGATAATAACCGAATTCACTTGACCAAGACCGAATATGATCTGTTGCTCAAGCTGATCGATGCCAAAGGTGCAGTCATTTCCCGTGAGGAAATGCTCAGTGATATCTGGGAGACGGACTTTACCGGTGGAAGTAATGTGGTCGATGTTCATATTAAAAGCTTGCGCAAAAAATTGGGCGATAACGCGTCTTCGCCGCAATATATCGTAACAGTAAGAGGAGTGGGCTACCGCCTGGCGGATTAG
- a CDS encoding BlaI/MecI/CopY family transcriptional regulator, whose protein sequence is MRIHNFKVGERGLNRFFGPLEAKIMDILWARPGSSIREVQTALEQDKDVNFNTVMTVMNRLVDKGLLGKTQKGRTSMYQPVQSKEEFMNDQSKELSHELVDEFGALALNHMLDALDEADAGLIERLEQKIKQWKKDSD, encoded by the coding sequence ATGAGAATACACAATTTTAAAGTGGGTGAGCGTGGGCTCAACCGATTTTTCGGTCCGCTGGAAGCCAAGATCATGGACATTTTATGGGCTCGTCCTGGCAGCAGCATCCGTGAAGTGCAGACCGCACTTGAACAAGACAAAGACGTCAATTTTAATACAGTCATGACCGTAATGAACCGGCTCGTGGACAAAGGACTGCTTGGCAAGACACAAAAGGGCAGAACATCTATGTACCAACCGGTACAGAGCAAGGAGGAGTTTATGAACGACCAATCCAAGGAACTGTCACATGAGTTGGTGGATGAATTCGGAGCGTTGGCATTGAATCATATGCTGGATGCGCTGGATGAAGCAGATGCGGGTCTGATTGAACGCCTGGAACAGAAGATCAAACAATGGAAAAAGGATAGCGATTAA
- a CDS encoding transcriptional repressor, with the protein MRTLNLTIQRQAVYDVVRHSEDHPTAADVMNRLVEQGYNLAYGTVYNSLRYLTDKELIRELKLGETASRYDARMDDHQHIMCEVCGKVDEVMTEVPPQWMKQVAEETGYAIDHAHVVFGGVCGECRNKRIK; encoded by the coding sequence GTGAGAACTTTAAATCTGACGATACAACGACAAGCGGTGTATGATGTGGTGCGCCATTCGGAGGATCACCCGACAGCTGCTGACGTCATGAATCGACTCGTGGAACAAGGATATAATCTGGCCTATGGTACGGTATATAATTCTCTTCGTTATCTGACGGACAAAGAATTGATCAGGGAGCTTAAGCTTGGGGAGACAGCAAGCCGGTACGATGCCCGCATGGATGATCATCAGCACATTATGTGTGAAGTGTGCGGCAAAGTGGACGAGGTGATGACGGAGGTTCCTCCACAATGGATGAAACAGGTAGCTGAAGAAACCGGATATGCAATCGACCATGCTCATGTGGTCTTTGGAGGTGTCTGCGGGGAATGCAGAAACAAACGGATCAAGTAA
- a CDS encoding catalase produces MTERMTTNQGAPVGDNQHSRTAGRRGPTLLEDYHLIEKIAHFDRERIPERVVHARGAGAHGVFTLEQSMKEYTTADFLQDPGTETDVLVRFSTVIHGTGSPETARDPRGFAVKFYTREGNYDLVGNHLPVFFIRDAMKFPDMVHSLKPAPDTNIQEPARYWDFMTLSPESTHMMTWLFSDLGTPANYREMDGFGVHAFKWINAQGQVHYVKYKWESAQGVRGFSRQEAAEVQGQDFNHATRDLHEHIKNGQYPQWKLQVQLLKPEQMDDFAFDPLDPTKTWPEDVLPFHTVGTMTLNRNPQNFFAEVEQAAFSPSALVPGIEPSEDKLLQGRLFSYPDTQRHRLGPNYLQIPVNCPYAPVRNHQRDGLMNVNQDPSPVNYEPNSSGNSPQEDPAYRDSQVPLQGHVTREKIEKTDDYTQSGELFRSFTPVEQQHLLDNLINDLKGVSVDIQMRALCHFFRADGQLGGRLAHGLGVDISAHMPSQDGK; encoded by the coding sequence ATGACAGAACGTATGACAACCAATCAGGGCGCACCCGTAGGTGACAATCAGCATTCCCGCACAGCAGGTAGAAGAGGACCGACACTGCTTGAAGACTACCATCTCATTGAAAAAATAGCCCACTTTGACCGTGAACGTATTCCAGAACGGGTCGTACATGCAAGAGGAGCAGGCGCTCATGGCGTATTCACACTGGAGCAGAGCATGAAGGAGTATACAACAGCTGACTTCCTGCAAGATCCGGGTACGGAGACCGATGTACTGGTTCGTTTCTCGACTGTTATTCACGGTACGGGATCACCAGAGACTGCACGGGATCCACGTGGATTTGCCGTCAAATTCTACACGCGTGAAGGCAACTATGATCTCGTCGGTAACCATCTGCCCGTATTCTTCATTCGTGATGCCATGAAATTCCCCGACATGGTTCACTCCCTGAAGCCAGCTCCGGATACGAATATTCAGGAACCGGCGCGATATTGGGACTTTATGACCCTCTCACCAGAATCAACGCATATGATGACCTGGTTGTTCTCTGATCTGGGCACACCGGCGAATTATCGGGAGATGGATGGATTCGGCGTACATGCTTTCAAATGGATCAATGCACAGGGGCAGGTTCACTATGTAAAATATAAGTGGGAGTCTGCACAAGGGGTTCGAGGCTTCTCTCGTCAGGAAGCTGCCGAAGTACAGGGACAAGACTTTAACCATGCTACCCGGGACCTGCATGAACATATCAAGAACGGGCAGTACCCGCAGTGGAAGCTTCAGGTACAGCTGTTGAAGCCTGAGCAGATGGATGATTTTGCTTTTGATCCGCTCGATCCAACCAAAACCTGGCCTGAAGATGTACTGCCATTCCATACGGTGGGCACCATGACCCTGAATCGGAATCCGCAGAACTTCTTTGCTGAAGTGGAGCAGGCTGCCTTTTCACCTAGTGCGCTTGTACCTGGAATTGAGCCTTCCGAAGACAAATTGCTGCAAGGACGCTTATTCTCTTATCCAGATACACAGCGGCACCGTCTTGGACCGAACTATTTGCAAATTCCAGTGAATTGCCCGTACGCACCTGTTCGTAATCATCAGCGTGATGGACTCATGAATGTGAATCAGGACCCATCTCCGGTGAACTATGAGCCCAACAGTTCCGGAAACAGCCCGCAGGAAGATCCGGCATACCGGGACAGTCAGGTTCCGTTGCAAGGGCATGTTACACGTGAGAAAATCGAGAAGACGGATGATTACACGCAGTCAGGAGAGCTTTTCCGTTCATTTACCCCTGTAGAGCAGCAGCATTTACTGGATAATCTGATCAATGACCTTAAGGGCGTATCTGTTGATATTCAAATGCGTGCCCTCTGCCATTTCTTCCGGGCGGATGGACAGCTTGGCGGACGTTTGGCTCATGGACTCGGTGTGGATATTTCTGCACATATGCCGTCACAGGATGGAAAATAA
- a CDS encoding M56 family metallopeptidase has product MWKARSKLLFTVGFGIPLLVFMQMFMYAMYKIFGWDIPFNLLWLCNHWMSRLGWLSVGHFLLALVLLTFAGTGWLLTVRMMKTRAAVRKLRSMEVRALSRELESRYHHLGQPGFIVVDKPSPVAFTIGLWKPCIVLSTGLLTMLDAEEETAVVYHEVHHLWHRDPLKTTLLSVFAIMMPYIPVLKHTSKHYNIVREILADNEAIERTGNVAGIGSALLKLLRACPEPWGAKELTVQSSFADTSVNVRISRLLDPEKDVTLRLPRYAVLMSATVFLLLSILFVWSIG; this is encoded by the coding sequence ATGTGGAAGGCCCGCTCGAAGCTTTTGTTTACCGTCGGGTTTGGCATTCCGTTACTCGTGTTCATGCAGATGTTCATGTACGCGATGTACAAAATTTTTGGCTGGGATATCCCGTTTAATCTGCTCTGGCTCTGCAATCATTGGATGAGTCGTCTGGGATGGCTATCCGTTGGACATTTCCTGCTGGCACTGGTGTTGCTAACATTTGCCGGAACAGGTTGGTTGCTAACGGTTCGTATGATGAAAACCAGGGCAGCTGTGCGTAAACTCCGTTCCATGGAGGTTCGTGCGTTATCCCGCGAACTGGAGTCCAGGTATCACCATCTCGGACAGCCCGGATTCATTGTGGTGGACAAGCCATCGCCGGTTGCATTTACAATCGGTTTATGGAAACCTTGCATCGTACTCTCCACGGGACTTCTGACGATGCTGGATGCTGAAGAGGAGACCGCAGTTGTGTACCACGAAGTCCATCATCTGTGGCACCGTGACCCACTGAAGACGACGCTGTTGTCGGTGTTTGCAATCATGATGCCTTATATTCCCGTATTGAAGCATACGTCGAAACATTACAATATCGTGAGAGAGATTCTGGCGGACAATGAGGCCATCGAGCGTACAGGCAATGTGGCAGGCATTGGCAGTGCTTTGCTCAAGCTGCTCCGGGCTTGTCCTGAGCCTTGGGGAGCCAAAGAACTGACCGTTCAATCTTCATTTGCAGATACCTCCGTAAATGTGCGGATTTCACGTCTGCTTGACCCGGAAAAGGACGTAACGCTGAGATTGCCACGCTATGCTGTTCTGATGTCGGCTACCGTTTTCCTGTTGCTGTCTATCTTGTTTGTTTGGTCCATTGGATAA
- a CDS encoding DoxX family protein, protein MNNKSVEIGLLFSRIMIGLIFVLHGWSKFEGGISGTVGFFESIGIPGFLASVVAIIELVGGAAMILGLGTRVFAALFVIVMGGVLLTAKVGEPFMSGTEFDYLLLAGSLTLLFTGSRFLAVDHLFSRQGNARQNVSA, encoded by the coding sequence ATGAATAACAAAAGTGTAGAGATAGGATTACTTTTCTCAAGGATTATGATCGGTTTGATCTTTGTATTGCACGGTTGGAGTAAATTCGAAGGTGGAATCAGCGGTACGGTAGGTTTCTTCGAAAGTATCGGTATTCCCGGATTTCTTGCATCGGTTGTAGCCATTATTGAGTTGGTGGGTGGTGCGGCGATGATTCTGGGTCTGGGAACACGTGTGTTTGCTGCCTTGTTTGTCATCGTTATGGGTGGCGTTCTGCTTACAGCCAAAGTGGGTGAGCCGTTCATGAGTGGTACCGAGTTCGATTACTTGCTGCTGGCGGGTTCCCTGACACTGCTTTTCACAGGAAGCCGCTTCCTGGCTGTAGATCATCTTTTCTCCAGACAGGGGAACGCTCGCCAGAATGTGAGTGCTTGA